Proteins from a single region of Haloterrigena alkaliphila:
- a CDS encoding glucose-6-phosphate isomerase gives MHVDIGNALASEVSPGVSRAALERLDDQVADAHERIERGMANAEHGYEALNLPERTDPDEISAAVEPVADSEALITVGIGGSALGAATITDALAAESDTEAVYLDNVDPEWVSNHLEGLPLEETAINVVSRSGTTAETLANFLVVRDAFESAGVDWTERTIVTTGESGPLRDLANRHDLPSLKVPDGVPGRFSALSAVGMVAAAVCGHDLEALLAGAAAERETLTGSLFDCPAYAYGATAYALDQRGAGINAMVPYAESLETFAEWFAQLWAESLGKDDLGQTPVRALGVTDQHSQLQLYRAGPRDKLVTFVSPGETDDRPIPDTDVEDLAYLGDATLGELLEAEFEATEASLAAAGRPNVRLELEAVDEYELGGLLYGMEAACVLAGELYGVNTFEQPAVEWAKKATRGLLGGGDFEEADAVAEKTELRVER, from the coding sequence ATGCACGTCGACATCGGTAACGCGCTCGCGTCCGAGGTTTCGCCGGGCGTCTCGCGGGCGGCCCTCGAGCGCCTGGACGACCAGGTCGCGGACGCCCACGAGCGCATCGAGCGGGGGATGGCGAACGCCGAACACGGCTACGAAGCGCTGAATCTCCCGGAGCGAACCGATCCGGACGAGATCAGCGCGGCGGTCGAACCGGTCGCCGACAGCGAGGCCCTGATCACCGTCGGCATCGGCGGCAGCGCGCTGGGTGCGGCGACGATCACGGACGCGCTCGCGGCCGAGAGCGACACTGAGGCTGTCTACCTCGACAACGTCGACCCCGAGTGGGTGTCGAACCACCTCGAGGGACTCCCCCTCGAGGAGACGGCGATCAACGTCGTCTCGCGGTCGGGGACCACGGCGGAGACGCTGGCGAACTTTCTGGTCGTGCGCGACGCCTTCGAGTCCGCGGGCGTCGACTGGACCGAGCGAACGATCGTCACGACGGGCGAGTCCGGACCGCTCCGCGACCTCGCGAACCGCCACGATCTGCCCTCGCTGAAGGTGCCCGACGGCGTCCCGGGCCGCTTCTCCGCCCTCTCCGCAGTGGGGATGGTCGCCGCGGCCGTCTGCGGACACGACCTCGAGGCGCTGCTCGCAGGCGCCGCCGCCGAGCGCGAGACGCTGACCGGTTCGCTGTTCGACTGTCCGGCCTACGCCTACGGCGCGACCGCCTACGCGCTCGACCAGCGCGGCGCCGGAATCAACGCGATGGTCCCCTACGCGGAGTCCCTCGAGACCTTCGCCGAGTGGTTCGCCCAGCTCTGGGCCGAGAGTTTGGGGAAGGACGACCTCGGCCAGACGCCCGTGCGCGCCCTCGGCGTGACCGACCAGCACTCCCAGTTGCAGCTCTATCGCGCGGGCCCGCGCGACAAACTCGTGACGTTCGTCTCGCCGGGCGAGACCGACGACCGGCCGATCCCCGACACCGACGTCGAGGACCTGGCCTACCTCGGCGACGCGACGCTCGGCGAGTTGCTCGAGGCGGAGTTCGAGGCCACCGAGGCCAGCCTCGCCGCTGCGGGGCGGCCGAACGTCCGGCTCGAACTCGAGGCCGTCGACGAGTACGAACTCGGCGGCCTGCTGTACGGCATGGAGGCGGCCTGCGTGCTCGCGGGCGAACTGTACGGCGTCAACACGTTCGAACAGCCGGCCGTCGAGTGGGCGAAGAAGGCGACTCGCGGCCTGCTCGGCGGCGGAGACTTCGAGGAAGCCGACGCCGTCGCCGAGAAGACCGAGCTACGGGTCGAACGGTAG
- a CDS encoding CPBP family intramembrane glutamic endopeptidase, protein MSDIARTADADGDGDAGPAPSAVVPTVGTVLSGVILAAIVLPVRRGVDDPAVWVAGVAALVATVAFVGRRHGLLERAVAGPIAAGGSLLVVVCTGYAITQGVLGSVALPGLEGSVSALFVAFFVGMAAVGVGVADRAGIAGRGLLSRLTRTVEVGVVALVGLLSISIAALFLSLPVTVFVGEPTELQATLIQYPAYALGLGGVAAGYLAYRGHDRSFIDLEAPTPRTVGWIVGGLILIVAANVGIAELMAALGIESSEHTTTQRVAENPDLLVIIVPSMILFVGPFEELLYRNVIQKSLYERFSRAGAVAVGSVVFTLVHVTAYATAGPGELLASLSLLFVLALILGAIYERTENLLVPALVHGCYNALIFVDMFL, encoded by the coding sequence ATGAGCGATATCGCGCGGACCGCCGACGCCGACGGCGACGGTGACGCCGGCCCGGCCCCGTCCGCCGTCGTCCCGACCGTCGGCACCGTCCTCTCCGGCGTGATCCTCGCCGCGATCGTGCTCCCGGTTCGCCGCGGCGTCGACGACCCCGCGGTCTGGGTCGCGGGGGTCGCCGCCCTCGTCGCCACGGTCGCCTTCGTCGGGCGTCGCCACGGTCTCCTCGAGCGCGCCGTCGCCGGCCCGATCGCGGCCGGCGGGAGCCTCCTCGTGGTCGTCTGCACGGGCTACGCGATCACGCAGGGGGTCCTCGGCTCGGTCGCCCTCCCCGGCCTCGAGGGATCGGTGTCGGCGCTGTTCGTCGCGTTTTTCGTCGGGATGGCCGCCGTCGGCGTCGGCGTCGCCGATCGCGCCGGCATCGCGGGGCGGGGGTTGCTCAGCCGACTCACGCGGACGGTCGAGGTGGGAGTCGTCGCCCTCGTCGGCCTCCTCAGCATCTCGATCGCGGCGCTGTTCCTCTCGTTGCCGGTGACCGTCTTCGTCGGCGAACCCACGGAACTCCAGGCGACGCTGATCCAGTATCCCGCCTACGCGCTCGGGCTCGGCGGGGTCGCCGCGGGCTATCTCGCCTACCGCGGGCACGATCGGTCGTTCATCGACCTCGAGGCGCCGACGCCGCGGACCGTCGGCTGGATCGTCGGCGGCCTGATCCTGATCGTCGCCGCGAACGTGGGGATCGCGGAACTCATGGCCGCGCTCGGGATCGAGTCCTCCGAGCACACGACGACCCAGCGGGTGGCCGAGAACCCAGACCTGCTGGTGATCATCGTTCCGTCGATGATCCTGTTCGTCGGGCCGTTCGAGGAACTGCTCTACCGGAACGTCATCCAGAAGTCCCTCTACGAACGGTTCTCGCGGGCGGGTGCGGTCGCCGTCGGGAGCGTCGTGTTCACGCTCGTCCACGTCACCGCGTACGCGACCGCCGGGCCGGGCGAGTTGCTCGCGAGCCTCTCGCTGCTGTTCGTCCTCGCGTTGATCCTCGGAGCGATCTACGAACGGACGGAGAATTTGCTCGTGCCGGCGCTCGTCCACGGCTGTTACAACGCCCTGATCTTCGTCGATATGTTCCTGTGA
- a CDS encoding NOB1 family endonuclease produces MYVLDSSAFIHDFHTSEQTATIPLVREELEDESAYRYDAMEGSGMHIHIPNEDTTEKVQRAARESGDLDVLSETDVRLVAASFELDASLVTDDYAMQNVAEKLNVDVEVIAREGIDEQRHWHYQCQGCGREFDEQKDRCPICGSELARKNPS; encoded by the coding sequence ATGTACGTTCTCGACTCCTCGGCGTTTATTCACGATTTTCACACGTCAGAACAGACTGCGACCATCCCGCTCGTCCGCGAGGAACTGGAAGACGAGAGCGCCTATCGCTACGACGCGATGGAAGGCTCCGGGATGCACATCCACATTCCCAACGAGGACACCACCGAGAAGGTTCAGCGCGCGGCCCGCGAGTCGGGCGACCTCGACGTCCTCTCCGAGACGGACGTTCGCCTCGTCGCAGCGAGCTTCGAACTCGACGCCAGCCTGGTGACCGACGACTACGCGATGCAAAACGTCGCGGAGAAACTCAACGTCGACGTGGAAGTGATCGCCCGCGAGGGGATCGACGAACAGCGCCACTGGCACTACCAGTGTCAGGGCTGTGGCCGGGAGTTCGACGAGCAGAAGGACCGCTGTCCGATCTGCGGGTCGGAATTGGCCCGGAAAAACCCCTCGTGA
- a CDS encoding PRC-barrel domain-containing protein, whose amino-acid sequence MSDILAENLSGKSVMGSDGTELGLLYNITMDLKSGKLHDLVIEPDEDLPARKVDFDRDDTGRFLVPVTRVQAVKDYIVVQR is encoded by the coding sequence ATGAGCGATATACTCGCTGAAAATCTCTCGGGGAAGTCCGTCATGGGGTCGGACGGCACCGAGCTCGGACTGCTCTACAACATCACTATGGATCTCAAATCCGGCAAACTGCACGATCTCGTCATCGAACCCGACGAAGACCTGCCCGCCCGGAAGGTCGACTTCGATCGCGATGACACCGGTCGCTTCCTCGTCCCCGTCACTCGCGTTCAGGCGGTCAAAGACTACATCGTCGTCCAGCGCTAA
- the infB gene encoding translation initiation factor IF-2 gives MSNTDTRDPTSLRTPIVAVLGHVDHGKTSLLDKIRGSAVIEGEAGAITQHIGATAVPLDIISTIAGDLVDPDDFDLPGLLFIDTPGHHSFTTLRSRGGALADIAILVVDVNDGFQPQTLEALDILKRSETPFIVAANKIDTVPGWSVNEDSPINDTYESQSDRVRQRLDESLYEIIGNLSDNGFSADLYWRVQNFQRNVGVVPVSAMTGEGIPDLLTVMMGLSQRYMKEEMEIDVTGPGVGTVLEVKEEKGFGKTVDIVLYDGTIRADDEIVVGGQNDPIVTEVRALLQPRPLAEIRTESRFEKVDEVSAAAGIKVAAPDLADAMAGAPVRVIRDRNRDEVIGEVEAELADIAVDTAEEGVVVKADTLGSLEAMADALGEAEVPIVRAEVGDIAPRDVSVASTADDPKQQVILGFNVDALDDAESRAEVDDVDLFTDEVIYQLVEGYEEYVEGIEQAQQDTILENITRPARFRILPDHTFRQNDPAVVGVEVNAGTIQNNANVVKFDGNEPERVGQVKGIQEQGEDVDEARAGNRVSVAIDGPTVGRQIEEDDELWTEIPEKHAKILEQELTGEIPGDELEALNMYLDKQRNRDPFWGK, from the coding sequence ATGTCGAATACGGATACTCGCGACCCCACATCTCTCAGAACACCGATCGTCGCCGTCCTCGGACACGTCGATCACGGCAAGACCAGTCTCCTGGACAAAATACGCGGCTCCGCGGTCATCGAGGGCGAGGCGGGCGCGATCACCCAGCACATCGGGGCGACCGCCGTCCCGCTGGACATCATCTCCACGATCGCGGGCGACCTCGTCGACCCCGACGACTTCGACCTGCCCGGCCTGCTGTTCATCGACACGCCGGGTCACCACTCCTTCACGACGCTTCGCTCACGGGGCGGCGCACTCGCTGACATCGCCATCCTCGTCGTCGACGTCAACGACGGTTTCCAGCCCCAGACGCTCGAGGCCCTGGACATCCTCAAGCGCTCGGAAACGCCGTTTATCGTCGCCGCGAACAAGATCGACACCGTTCCGGGCTGGTCGGTCAACGAGGACTCGCCGATCAACGACACGTACGAGTCCCAGTCCGACCGCGTGCGCCAGCGCTTAGACGAGAGCCTCTACGAGATCATCGGCAACCTCTCCGACAACGGGTTCTCCGCCGACCTCTACTGGCGCGTCCAGAACTTCCAGCGCAACGTCGGCGTCGTCCCCGTCTCGGCGATGACCGGCGAGGGGATCCCCGACCTGCTGACCGTGATGATGGGGCTCTCTCAGCGCTACATGAAAGAGGAGATGGAGATCGACGTCACCGGCCCCGGCGTCGGCACCGTCCTCGAGGTCAAAGAGGAGAAGGGGTTCGGGAAGACGGTCGACATCGTCCTCTACGACGGGACGATCAGGGCCGACGACGAGATCGTCGTCGGCGGCCAGAACGATCCGATCGTCACCGAGGTGCGCGCGCTGCTCCAGCCCCGGCCGCTCGCGGAGATCCGCACCGAGAGCCGGTTCGAAAAGGTCGACGAGGTCTCGGCCGCGGCCGGGATCAAGGTCGCCGCGCCGGACCTCGCGGACGCGATGGCCGGCGCGCCGGTCCGCGTCATCCGGGATCGCAACCGCGACGAGGTGATCGGCGAGGTCGAGGCCGAACTCGCCGACATCGCGGTCGACACCGCCGAGGAGGGCGTCGTCGTCAAGGCCGACACGCTCGGTAGCCTCGAGGCGATGGCCGACGCGCTCGGCGAGGCGGAGGTGCCGATCGTCCGCGCGGAGGTCGGCGACATCGCGCCGCGGGACGTCTCCGTCGCGTCGACGGCCGACGACCCGAAGCAGCAGGTCATCCTCGGCTTCAACGTCGACGCGCTGGACGACGCCGAGTCCCGCGCGGAGGTCGACGACGTGGACCTCTTCACCGACGAGGTCATCTATCAGCTCGTTGAGGGGTACGAGGAGTACGTCGAGGGGATCGAGCAGGCCCAGCAGGACACCATCCTCGAGAACATCACCCGGCCCGCTCGCTTCCGCATCCTGCCGGATCACACCTTCCGCCAGAACGATCCGGCGGTCGTCGGCGTCGAGGTGAACGCCGGGACGATCCAGAACAACGCGAACGTCGTGAAGTTCGACGGCAACGAACCCGAGCGCGTCGGGCAGGTCAAAGGCATTCAGGAACAGGGCGAGGACGTCGACGAGGCCCGCGCGGGCAACCGCGTCTCGGTGGCCATCGACGGCCCCACCGTCGGCCGCCAGATCGAGGAGGACGACGAACTCTGGACGGAGATTCCCGAGAAGCACGCCAAGATCCTCGAGCAGGAACTGACCGGCGAGATTCCCGGCGACGAACTCGAGGCGCTGAACATGTACCTCGACAAGCAGCGCAATCGGGACCCGTTCTGGGGGAAGTGA
- a CDS encoding cyclophilin-like fold protein, whose amino-acid sequence MSDLRVTVADRDLEAEWTDDAPETRAALEAALPVAGEATRWGDELYFDLELDAPLENAREAVPEGAIAYWPAGGKLCLFWGPTPASEDGEPRAAAPVTVVGRVTDTEPLDELDGEARVRLENDRQ is encoded by the coding sequence ATGAGCGACCTCCGCGTTACCGTCGCCGACCGCGACCTCGAGGCCGAGTGGACCGACGACGCACCCGAGACGAGGGCCGCCCTCGAGGCGGCGCTACCCGTCGCGGGCGAGGCGACACGCTGGGGCGACGAACTCTACTTCGATCTCGAACTAGATGCGCCGCTCGAGAACGCACGGGAAGCGGTGCCCGAGGGTGCGATCGCCTACTGGCCGGCCGGCGGGAAACTGTGTCTGTTCTGGGGTCCGACGCCGGCCAGCGAGGACGGCGAGCCGCGGGCCGCCGCGCCCGTGACCGTCGTCGGGCGGGTTACTGATACGGAGCCGCTCGATGAGTTGGATGGTGAGGCGCGGGTTCGACTCGAAAACGACCGACAATGA
- a CDS encoding PH domain-containing protein produces MTSHERRPTLEIGEPDIGFQAGFGFYLGLVAAGVATIVGLLADVGTATLLGVLPSTVTVVAIVGHIYARGARGLPERIGRSRWRRLGCYAPAGAFTAVLLTAGITPVEATGRFVVLTVAAAVLAGVSGFGLDRMAKNRYVDALTADEPAATWTWQRSGGWNGEPAYAVIMAVMILAGVVSVWQGEWYLGPFWIVYGVVMILSRRYGWYDLDETDHWNPPEIRAHEAGLVVDRSFWNEFVPWETIDGVRLTDDELVVERRRFGLDSSLFDLRCDRSAIDDAEAVLEALERARGRADRRDSRAVEAAD; encoded by the coding sequence GTGACATCTCACGAACGCCGCCCGACCCTCGAGATCGGCGAGCCCGATATCGGCTTTCAGGCCGGCTTCGGGTTCTACCTCGGCCTCGTCGCGGCCGGCGTCGCGACGATCGTGGGGCTACTCGCCGACGTAGGGACGGCGACGCTGCTGGGCGTCCTGCCGAGTACGGTGACCGTCGTCGCCATCGTCGGTCACATCTACGCCAGGGGAGCACGGGGACTCCCCGAGCGCATCGGCCGGAGCCGATGGCGTCGTCTCGGCTGTTACGCCCCGGCGGGGGCGTTTACCGCAGTCCTCCTCACCGCCGGGATCACGCCGGTCGAGGCCACCGGCCGGTTCGTCGTCCTGACCGTCGCCGCGGCCGTTCTGGCCGGCGTCTCGGGCTTCGGCCTCGATCGGATGGCGAAAAACCGGTACGTCGACGCGCTCACGGCCGACGAACCCGCCGCGACGTGGACGTGGCAGCGAAGCGGCGGGTGGAACGGCGAACCGGCTTACGCCGTGATTATGGCGGTTATGATCCTCGCCGGCGTCGTCAGCGTCTGGCAGGGGGAGTGGTACCTCGGTCCGTTCTGGATCGTCTACGGCGTCGTCATGATCCTCTCGCGGCGGTACGGCTGGTACGATCTCGACGAGACCGACCACTGGAACCCGCCGGAGATCCGCGCCCACGAGGCCGGCCTCGTCGTCGACCGATCGTTCTGGAACGAGTTCGTCCCGTGGGAGACGATCGACGGCGTCCGCCTGACCGACGACGAACTCGTCGTCGAACGGCGGCGCTTCGGCCTCGACAGTAGCCTGTTCGACCTCCGCTGTGACCGCTCGGCGATCGACGACGCCGAAGCAGTGCTCGAGGCGCTCGAGCGCGCTCGCGGCCGGGCCGACCGTCGTGACTCGAGGGCCGTCGAGGCCGCGGATTGA
- the pyrG gene encoding glutamine hydrolyzing CTP synthase, whose protein sequence is MPTEPDTHYDPSLGNKFIFVTGGVMSGLGKGITAASTGRLLKNAGFDVTAVKIDPYLNVDAGTMNPYQHGEVYVLEDGGEVDLDLGNYERFLDIDMTSDHNITTGKTYQHVIEQERAGDYLGKTVQIIPHITDDIKRRIREAAEGTDVCIIEVGGTVGDIEGMPYLEALRQFAHEEPEENVLFTHVTLVPYSKNGEQKTKPTQHSVKEVRSIGLQPDIIVGRCEDRLERKTKEKIALFCDIPTEAVFSNPDVEDVYHVPLMVEEEGLDQYVLEHFGLAEAALPEGERANEWREIVTTEKEGTVDIALVGKYDLEDAYMSIHESLKHAGFEVGVDVERHWVAADELSEGHDGQLEGMDGIIVPGGFGMRGSEGKIEAVRYARENDVPFLGLCLGFQMAVVEYARNVLGLEGAHSAEMVEDTPHPVIDILPEQYEVEDMGGTMRLGEHTTVIEPQTLAYDLYDDTSCTERHRHRYEVNPEYFDAFEDEPLTFSGTAGNRMEILELEDHPYFLGTQFHPEYTSRPGQPSPPFLGLVEAILEESDAGAGSETEAADADTDADAETEVTH, encoded by the coding sequence ATGCCGACGGAACCGGACACTCATTATGACCCCTCACTGGGGAACAAGTTCATCTTCGTCACCGGCGGCGTGATGTCGGGACTCGGCAAGGGGATCACGGCCGCGAGCACCGGCCGTCTCCTCAAGAACGCCGGCTTCGACGTCACCGCGGTCAAGATCGACCCGTATCTCAACGTCGACGCGGGGACGATGAACCCGTACCAGCACGGGGAGGTGTACGTCTTGGAGGACGGCGGCGAGGTCGACCTCGATCTGGGGAACTACGAGCGGTTCCTCGACATCGACATGACCTCGGATCACAACATCACCACGGGGAAGACCTACCAGCACGTCATCGAGCAGGAGCGTGCGGGCGACTACCTCGGGAAGACCGTCCAGATCATCCCCCACATCACCGACGACATCAAGCGACGCATTCGGGAGGCCGCCGAAGGCACCGACGTCTGTATCATCGAGGTCGGCGGCACCGTCGGGGACATCGAAGGGATGCCCTACCTCGAGGCCTTACGCCAGTTCGCCCACGAGGAACCCGAGGAGAACGTCCTCTTCACCCACGTCACGCTCGTCCCGTACTCGAAGAACGGCGAGCAGAAGACCAAACCGACCCAGCACTCGGTCAAGGAGGTGCGCTCGATCGGTCTCCAGCCCGACATCATCGTCGGCCGCTGCGAGGACCGCCTCGAGCGAAAGACCAAGGAGAAGATCGCGCTGTTCTGTGACATCCCCACCGAGGCGGTATTCTCGAATCCCGACGTCGAGGACGTCTACCACGTCCCGCTGATGGTCGAGGAGGAGGGGCTGGATCAGTACGTCCTCGAGCACTTCGGGCTGGCCGAGGCGGCCCTGCCGGAGGGGGAACGCGCAAACGAGTGGCGCGAGATCGTCACGACGGAGAAGGAGGGGACGGTCGACATCGCGCTCGTGGGCAAGTACGACCTCGAGGACGCGTACATGTCGATCCACGAGTCGCTGAAACACGCCGGCTTCGAGGTCGGCGTCGACGTCGAGCGCCACTGGGTGGCTGCGGACGAACTGAGCGAGGGTCACGACGGGCAACTCGAGGGGATGGACGGGATCATCGTCCCCGGCGGCTTCGGCATGCGCGGCTCCGAGGGGAAGATCGAGGCCGTCCGCTACGCCCGCGAGAACGACGTGCCCTTTTTGGGGCTGTGCTTGGGCTTCCAGATGGCCGTCGTCGAGTACGCCCGGAACGTGCTGGGACTGGAGGGCGCCCACTCCGCGGAGATGGTCGAGGACACGCCCCATCCCGTCATCGACATCCTGCCCGAGCAGTACGAGGTCGAGGACATGGGCGGGACGATGCGACTCGGCGAGCACACGACCGTCATCGAGCCGCAGACGCTGGCGTACGACCTGTACGACGACACGTCCTGTACGGAGCGCCACCGCCACCGCTACGAGGTCAACCCCGAGTACTTCGACGCCTTCGAGGACGAACCGCTGACGTTCTCGGGCACCGCGGGCAATCGGATGGAGATCCTCGAACTCGAGGACCACCCCTACTTCCTCGGGACGCAGTTCCACCCCGAGTACACGTCCCGCCCCGGCCAGCCGAGCCCGCCGTTCCTGGGACTCGTCGAGGCCATCCTCGAGGAGTCCGACGCGGGTGCGGGGAGCGAGACCGAAGCCGCTGACGCCGACACCGACGCCGACGCGGAAACGGAGGTAACCCACTGA
- the guaA gene encoding glutamine-hydrolyzing GMP synthase, with translation MVDTETFVPDAVAEIETEIGDANAVIALSGGVDSSVAAALAYEAIGDRLTPVYVDTGLMRKGETDQIRETFDYMESLRIVDAEDRFLEALSGVTDPEEKREVIGEQFIREFEREAKDADADYLVQGTIYPDRIESEGGIKSHHNVGGLPEVVDFEGIVEPVRDLYKDEVREVARHLGLDEIVAERMPFPGPGLAVRVIGEVTDEKLEVARHACHVVEEELEEYEPWQALAAVIGKATGVKGDNRVHGWVVSVRSVESRDGMTARAQEIDWETLQRIQSRITGGHENVARVVYDVTHKPPATIEYE, from the coding sequence ATGGTAGACACCGAGACGTTCGTTCCGGACGCAGTCGCAGAGATCGAGACCGAAATCGGCGACGCGAACGCCGTCATCGCCCTCTCGGGCGGCGTCGACTCCTCGGTCGCCGCCGCCCTCGCCTACGAGGCCATCGGCGACCGGCTGACGCCGGTCTACGTCGACACCGGCCTGATGCGGAAAGGTGAGACCGACCAGATCCGCGAGACTTTCGACTACATGGAGTCGCTGCGGATCGTCGACGCCGAGGATCGGTTCCTCGAGGCCCTCTCGGGCGTCACCGACCCCGAAGAGAAGCGCGAGGTCATCGGCGAGCAGTTCATCCGCGAGTTCGAGCGCGAAGCGAAAGACGCGGACGCCGACTACCTCGTCCAGGGGACGATCTACCCCGACCGAATCGAGAGCGAGGGCGGGATCAAGTCCCACCACAACGTCGGCGGCCTGCCGGAGGTCGTCGACTTCGAGGGGATCGTCGAACCGGTCCGGGACCTCTACAAGGACGAAGTGCGGGAGGTCGCCCGCCACCTCGGCTTGGACGAGATCGTCGCCGAACGGATGCCGTTCCCCGGCCCGGGTCTCGCGGTGCGCGTCATCGGTGAGGTCACCGACGAGAAACTCGAGGTCGCGCGCCACGCCTGTCACGTCGTCGAGGAGGAACTCGAGGAGTACGAACCGTGGCAGGCGCTGGCGGCCGTCATCGGCAAGGCGACGGGCGTGAAAGGCGACAACCGCGTCCACGGCTGGGTCGTCTCCGTTCGATCCGTGGAATCCCGCGACGGGATGACCGCCCGCGCACAGGAGATCGACTGGGAGACACTCCAGCGGATCCAGTCCCGGATCACCGGCGGCCACGAGAACGTCGCCCGCGTCGTCTACGACGTGACCCACAAACCGCCGGCGACCATCGAGTACGAATGA
- a CDS encoding DUF7126 family protein encodes MSTDAIVAGPDEDEIGAALEAEGASVARLTGVVSRPALEEAGIVDADLYVLTDIGQATTIPIVCDLSEDVRTVVYARDTVPEFVKGQLDLAIDPQLMTAAIVADELTS; translated from the coding sequence ATGAGCACGGACGCCATCGTCGCCGGCCCCGACGAGGACGAGATCGGCGCGGCGCTCGAGGCGGAAGGCGCCAGCGTCGCCCGCCTCACGGGCGTGGTTTCGCGGCCCGCCCTCGAGGAGGCAGGGATCGTCGACGCCGACCTGTACGTGCTGACCGACATCGGGCAGGCGACGACGATTCCGATCGTCTGCGATCTCTCTGAGGACGTTCGCACCGTCGTCTACGCCCGCGACACCGTCCCGGAGTTCGTCAAGGGGCAGCTCGATCTCGCGATCGATCCGCAGCTGATGACCGCTGCGATCGTCGCGGACGAGTTGACCAGTTGA
- a CDS encoding 5-formyltetrahydrofolate cyclo-ligase — translation MNDTERSAREDADTVEKETIRQRVWDDLEESGEARFPFPPHGRIPNFAGADEAADRLAEQPEWKAATTIKANPDAPQLPVRRRALREGKTVYTAVPRLADEDCFLKLDPAVLEDYDAATTVSGSSEHGEQVGPDAVAEIDLIVSGSVGVTADGGRIGKGEGYSDLEYAILRGLGLVDESTTVATTVHERQVIDDPVPIDDHDVSMDLIVTPERTIRPDGREQPAGIDWELLEEERLAEIPVLERLSAREE, via the coding sequence ATGAACGACACCGAACGCTCCGCCCGCGAGGACGCCGACACCGTCGAGAAGGAGACGATCCGTCAGCGCGTCTGGGACGACCTCGAGGAGAGCGGCGAGGCGCGATTCCCCTTTCCGCCCCACGGTCGGATTCCGAACTTTGCGGGCGCGGACGAGGCCGCGGACCGGCTCGCGGAGCAGCCCGAGTGGAAGGCGGCGACGACGATCAAGGCCAACCCCGACGCGCCGCAACTGCCCGTCCGCCGCCGGGCGCTGCGCGAGGGGAAGACGGTCTACACGGCCGTCCCGCGGCTCGCGGACGAGGACTGCTTCCTGAAACTGGATCCCGCGGTTCTCGAGGACTACGACGCGGCGACGACCGTTTCGGGATCCTCGGAGCACGGCGAGCAGGTCGGCCCCGACGCGGTCGCGGAGATCGATCTGATCGTCTCGGGGAGCGTCGGCGTGACCGCTGACGGCGGTCGAATCGGGAAGGGGGAGGGCTACAGCGATCTCGAGTACGCGATTCTGCGAGGACTCGGCCTCGTCGACGAATCGACGACCGTCGCGACGACGGTCCACGAGCGACAGGTGATCGACGACCCCGTCCCGATCGACGACCACGACGTCTCGATGGACCTGATCGTGACGCCCGAGCGGACGATTCGTCCCGACGGCCGCGAGCAACCGGCGGGGATCGACTGGGAACTGCTCGAGGAGGAGCGACTCGCGGAGATACCGGTACTGGAACGACTCAGCGCTCGCGAGGAGTGA